AACGGTCGAAAGCCAGCCCAAAATGGCCGATGTTCTCATCCTGATAGACCGCTTTTTTCAAGGAGCGGAGCAAAATTTCGTTAATCAGCTCCACTTCCGGCCTGCCGGCTACGACCTGGAGCACGTGGGCCAGCCGAAGCGGGGTGATGGGACCCTTGTGGGAGAATTTGTGCCCGAGCTCGGCAAGGATGGAAAAGAACGCCTCGATTTTTTCCTCGTCCGGCGGGCCGTGGACGCGGTAGAGAACGGGAATGTTGAGGCCGGAGGCGAAGCGGGCCACCGTCTGGTTGGCCAAAAGCATGAACTCCTCCACCAGCCGGTGGGAATCGAGCCGGACGGAGCGCTTTAAATCAATCACCCGTCCCTGGTCGTCAAGAATGATTTCGTCCTCGGGCAAATCAAAATCCAGACTCCCCTTCTTCATCCGGTTTTGCAGGAGGATTTTAGAAAGCTGGAGCATATTCTCGAGCGGCTCGACGAATTTGGAAAGTCTTTTTCGGGCCGCGCCGCCGTCGAAAATTTCCTGCACCTCTTCATACGTGAGCTTGGCGGCGGAGTGGATCACCGCGCGGCCGATTTCGTAGCTTTTCACAATCCCCTCGGGGGTCAGCTCCATCATGCAGGAGTAGGCCAGCCGATCCTTTCTCGGCAAAAGGGAGCAGAGGTTGGAGGAGAGGGCATGGGGAAGCATCGGGATCACCCGGCCCGGCAGATAGACCGAGTTCCCCCGCTTGATCGCCTCTTTATCAATGGCCGTCCCCTCGCGGACGTAGTGGGAGACGTCGGCGATGTGCACCCCCAAAAGCCAGTTCTTGTTGGGGAGCTTTTCCAAACTGACGGCGTCGTCGTGATCTTTGGCGTCGATCGGGTCAATCGTGAAGGTTGTTTTTTTGCGGAAATCCCAGCGGCCCTTCAACTCCTCCGGGCCGACTTTCTCCGGCAACGAAGTCAGCTCCCGCTGGACTTCGCGAGGGAATTCGACCGGAATTCGATAAGAAAAAACAAGCCCCTGAATCACCGCCTCCGAGCTGGTGGAATCACCAAGCACCTCGAAAATCTCCCCTTCGAGACCCCAGACACCGGGCTTATGGGGAAGGAGTTTAACCACCACTTTTTGCCTTGATTTTGCTCCTTTGGTCTTTTCTTTTGGGATGTAGATTTCCCAGCGTTCCCCCAAGCCGTCCGGGATGACGTAATTGGCTCGGTTGGTGGGGTGGAACGTGCCGACTAATTGGTCGGTTTGGCGTTCGAGGACCCGGAGGACTTCTCCCTCCCGTTTCATCTCTCCCCAGGCAGGGCGCAAAAGCCGGACTTCCACCCTGTCCCCGGGCAAAAGCAGCCCGCCGGCCCGGTCACGGGCTATGAAGATTTCATCCGAACCATCCTCTGGTTGTACGAAACCAAAACCGGCGCGTGAAGG
This DNA window, taken from Verrucomicrobiia bacterium, encodes the following:
- the rnr gene encoding ribonuclease R translates to MSKLLSKEELVEKIKTVLKENSHAPRIRELARRLSIPEGQYSQFRRLVKSLRNTAILDARRGKLFLSERQESIIGTYTPSRAGFGFVQPEDGSDEIFIARDRAGGLLLPGDRVEVRLLRPAWGEMKREGEVLRVLERQTDQLVGTFHPTNRANYVIPDGLGERWEIYIPKEKTKGAKSRQKVVVKLLPHKPGVWGLEGEIFEVLGDSTSSEAVIQGLVFSYRIPVEFPREVQRELTSLPEKVGPEELKGRWDFRKKTTFTIDPIDAKDHDDAVSLEKLPNKNWLLGVHIADVSHYVREGTAIDKEAIKRGNSVYLPGRVIPMLPHALSSNLCSLLPRKDRLAYSCMMELTPEGIVKSYEIGRAVIHSAAKLTYEEVQEIFDGGAARKRLSKFVEPLENMLQLSKILLQNRMKKGSLDFDLPEDEIILDDQGRVIDLKRSVRLDSHRLVEEFMLLANQTVARFASGLNIPVLYRVHGPPDEEKIEAFFSILAELGHKFSHKGPITPLRLAHVLQVVAGRPEVELINEILLRSLKKAVYQDENIGHFGLAFDRYLHFTSPIRRYPDLLVHRVVNEYQTGRLSHARFEHYRTQARRLGAHCSATERTADELEREAVKVKQLEFMQDKVGEHYSGVVSGVTNFGIFVRLGDMGVEGMIRLRDLTDDYYVLDERGHRLVGRKTKKSIHLGDKISVWVVRVDREAGRIDLVPDWEMEKTGKKQKKRRR